The following proteins are encoded in a genomic region of Variovorax paradoxus:
- a CDS encoding alpha-amylase family glycosyl hydrolase: MSADDWWKHGIVYQVYPRSFQDSDGDGIGDLDGIRARLDHLVSLGVDAVWISPIYPSPMADFGYDISDFCDIDPQFGTLAGFDALVQEAHARGLKLILDFVPNHTSDRHPWFVQSRSARSDPRRDWYIWRDPAPDGGPPNNWLSNFGGPAWTFDPATGQYYGHSFLKEQPDLNWRNPDVRAAMYEVLRFWLRRGVDGFRVDVLSQIIKDAQFRDNPPNPDFAEGQDPFFRWLMLYNTDLPEVQPIVAEMRRVVDAFSDARSSRVLIGELYLPLTRLVAYYGLNAEGVLEGVQLPFNFQLIATEWQAAHIDRFVRDYEAALPAGAQPNWVLGNHDRSRIVSRVGPRMARLAAMLLLTLRGTPTLYYGDEIGMTDVPIPADEVQDPFEKNKPGMGLGRDPERTPMQWSARENAGFTTGTPWLRLAADWPTNNVEAQSRDAGSMLALYRRLIALRRAEPALNRGSHEALEAEAEGEVLAYARNWEGRRLVVLLNFGATPAPISPALMPREAIVLASTDPARAEFIEEPLVLAPYEGVIVGTVNDKSPTTR, encoded by the coding sequence ATGTCAGCCGACGACTGGTGGAAGCACGGAATCGTCTATCAGGTCTATCCGCGTTCGTTCCAGGACAGCGATGGCGATGGCATTGGAGACCTCGACGGAATCCGTGCCCGGCTGGATCATCTGGTCTCGCTCGGTGTCGATGCCGTCTGGATCTCGCCGATCTATCCCTCGCCGATGGCCGACTTCGGGTATGACATCTCCGATTTTTGCGACATCGATCCGCAGTTCGGTACGCTGGCCGGCTTCGATGCGCTGGTGCAGGAGGCCCACGCAAGAGGGCTCAAGCTCATTCTGGACTTCGTGCCCAACCACACGTCGGACCGCCATCCGTGGTTCGTGCAGAGCCGCAGCGCCCGCAGCGATCCGCGGCGTGACTGGTACATCTGGCGCGACCCGGCGCCGGACGGCGGGCCGCCCAACAACTGGCTCAGCAATTTCGGCGGCCCGGCCTGGACCTTCGATCCGGCCACCGGCCAGTACTACGGCCATTCGTTCCTGAAGGAACAGCCCGACCTCAACTGGCGCAACCCCGACGTGCGGGCCGCGATGTACGAGGTGCTGCGCTTCTGGCTGCGGCGCGGCGTCGACGGATTCCGCGTCGATGTGCTCTCCCAGATCATCAAGGACGCGCAGTTCCGCGACAACCCGCCGAACCCGGACTTCGCCGAAGGCCAGGACCCGTTCTTTCGCTGGTTGATGCTCTACAACACAGACCTGCCGGAGGTGCAGCCGATCGTGGCCGAAATGCGCCGGGTGGTCGACGCGTTCAGCGACGCGCGCTCGTCGCGCGTGCTGATCGGCGAGCTCTACCTGCCGCTCACGCGCCTGGTCGCCTACTACGGACTCAATGCCGAAGGTGTGCTCGAAGGCGTGCAACTGCCCTTCAACTTTCAGCTGATCGCGACCGAGTGGCAGGCAGCGCACATCGACCGCTTCGTGCGCGACTACGAAGCCGCCCTGCCCGCCGGCGCCCAGCCGAACTGGGTGCTGGGCAATCACGACAGGTCGCGCATTGTGAGCCGCGTCGGGCCCCGGATGGCGCGGCTCGCGGCCATGCTGCTGCTCACGCTGCGCGGCACGCCAACGCTCTACTACGGCGACGAGATCGGCATGACGGACGTCCCCATTCCCGCCGATGAAGTGCAGGACCCGTTCGAGAAGAACAAGCCCGGTATGGGCCTGGGCCGCGACCCGGAGCGAACACCCATGCAGTGGAGCGCCAGGGAGAACGCGGGCTTCACGACCGGTACGCCGTGGCTGCGCCTGGCAGCCGACTGGCCCACGAACAATGTGGAAGCGCAATCACGCGACGCAGGGTCGATGCTGGCGCTCTACCGGCGCCTCATCGCGTTGCGCCGCGCCGAGCCTGCGCTGAACCGGGGCAGCCATGAAGCGCTCGAGGCCGAGGCCGAGGGCGAGGTGCTCGCCTATGCGCGCAACTGGGAGGGACGGCGGCTCGTGGTGCTGCTCAACTTTGGCGCCACCCCGGCGCCGATCTCGCCGGCACTGATGCCGCGCGAGGCGATCGTGCTGGCATCGACCGACCCGGCGCGGGCCGAGTTCATCGAGGAGCCTCTGGTGCTGGCGCCCTACGAAGGCGTCATTGTCGGCACCGTGAACGACAAGAGTCCGACGACACGATGA
- a CDS encoding SDR family NAD(P)-dependent oxidoreductase, translating to MDLQLNGKLALVSGSTAGIGYAIARTLAQEGASVIVNGRSQTAVDEAVDRIRSETHGTVLGYAADLSRAEAADEAVRRHAGIGILVNNLGIFEAKAFEDIPDEDWLRFFDVNVLSGVRLARLVLPEMRRVNWGRIIFISSESGVQIPTEMIHYGVTKTAQLAVSRGLAESVAGTNITVNSVLPGPTKSRGVGDFVEGMARSSDKSFEQVEAEFFDHVRPTSLIKRFASPQEVASLVAYVASPLASATTGAALRVDGGVVKSAF from the coding sequence ATGGACCTTCAACTCAATGGCAAGCTGGCCCTGGTGAGTGGCAGCACCGCAGGAATTGGCTATGCGATCGCGCGCACGCTGGCCCAAGAGGGTGCAAGCGTCATCGTCAACGGCAGGTCGCAAACGGCGGTCGATGAAGCGGTGGATCGCATCCGTTCGGAGACGCACGGCACGGTTCTCGGCTATGCCGCGGACCTGAGTCGGGCCGAGGCTGCCGACGAGGCCGTGCGTCGTCACGCCGGCATCGGCATCCTCGTCAACAATCTGGGCATCTTCGAGGCCAAGGCTTTTGAAGATATTCCCGATGAAGATTGGCTGCGTTTCTTCGACGTCAACGTCCTGAGCGGCGTCCGCCTTGCACGCCTGGTATTGCCGGAAATGAGGCGAGTGAATTGGGGAAGGATCATCTTCATTTCGAGTGAGAGCGGGGTGCAGATCCCGACCGAGATGATCCATTACGGTGTGACAAAGACCGCGCAACTCGCGGTCTCGCGCGGGCTTGCGGAATCGGTCGCGGGCACGAACATCACAGTCAACAGCGTACTTCCAGGTCCAACGAAATCGCGTGGCGTCGGCGACTTCGTGGAGGGCATGGCGCGATCGAGCGACAAGAGCTTCGAGCAAGTCGAGGCAGAGTTCTTCGACCATGTTCGACCGACCTCGCTGATCAAGCGCTTCGCCTCGCCACAGGAGGTGGCCTCGCTCGTGGCCTACGTGGCAAGTCCGCTCGCGTCAGCGACCACGGGCGCCGCCCTTCGCGTCGACGGGGGCGTCGTCAAGAGTGCCTTCTGA
- a CDS encoding alpha/beta fold hydrolase, translating into MIDTPPAPTRRALIAGAVAVGAALTMGRAAHAAPAADAVPGFRTGGADVNGTRIHYRIGGSGPVVVLLHGYAETGHMWNPLMPLLARTHTVVVPDLRGAGNSSKPETGYGKKNMAVDIHELVRSLGIRSASIVGHDIGLMVAYAYAAQFPSETNKVVLMDAFLPGIGEWQNVWLLRDLWHFHFHGTTPLALVSGRERIYFEHFWNDFAADPKQSVPEADRRFYAKAYAQPGGMRAGFEYFKAFEQDAAEFAELGKTPLPMPMLVLSGEKAGGTFLIEQGKMVATNVQGVIVKGSGHWLMEEAPAQVIPALINFLG; encoded by the coding sequence ATGATCGACACCCCTCCCGCCCCCACCCGCCGCGCACTGATCGCCGGCGCAGTCGCTGTTGGCGCTGCTCTGACCATGGGTCGTGCGGCGCACGCCGCACCGGCCGCCGACGCGGTGCCGGGCTTTCGCACGGGCGGCGCGGACGTCAACGGCACCCGCATTCACTACCGCATCGGCGGCAGCGGGCCGGTCGTTGTGCTGCTGCACGGCTACGCCGAGACCGGGCACATGTGGAACCCGCTGATGCCGCTGCTGGCGAGAACACACACCGTGGTCGTGCCCGATCTCCGGGGAGCCGGCAATTCGTCGAAGCCCGAGACCGGCTACGGCAAGAAGAACATGGCCGTCGACATCCATGAGCTCGTCCGGTCGCTCGGCATCCGCAGCGCCAGCATCGTGGGCCACGACATCGGCCTGATGGTGGCCTACGCATACGCCGCGCAGTTCCCTTCGGAGACCAACAAGGTGGTGCTCATGGACGCCTTTCTGCCCGGCATCGGCGAATGGCAGAACGTCTGGCTCCTGCGCGACCTTTGGCATTTCCATTTCCACGGTACGACGCCGCTGGCGCTCGTGAGCGGGCGCGAGCGTATCTATTTCGAGCATTTCTGGAACGACTTTGCGGCCGATCCCAAGCAGTCGGTGCCCGAAGCCGATCGCCGGTTCTACGCCAAAGCCTATGCACAGCCCGGGGGAATGCGTGCCGGCTTCGAGTATTTCAAGGCCTTCGAGCAGGACGCGGCCGAGTTCGCCGAGCTGGGCAAAACGCCCCTGCCCATGCCGATGCTGGTCCTCTCTGGTGAAAAGGCCGGCGGAACCTTCCTGATCGAGCAGGGAAAGATGGTTGCGACCAACGTGCAGGGCGTGATCGTCAAGGGCTCTGGACACTGGCTGATGGAAGAAGCGCCGGCGCAAGTCATCCCGGCGTTGATCAACTTCCTGGGTTAG
- a CDS encoding LysR family transcriptional regulator, protein MDRLRAYEVFVTVVARGSFTKAADALDTSPANVTRYVNELEAHLRTRLINRTSRRLSLTEGGEALFDRAKSILEEVAETEALATTASLQPRGRLRINAPLSFGSLVLAPLWPKFMAKYPDVELDIALIDRVVDIVEEGYDLAIRISRTTSGNHIARRLGCSPNLVCASPHYLALHGMPQVPADLARHLCLGYTYGATSDEWQFAGPNGTLESVRVRWALRANNGDTARAAALAGGGVIWQPRFVIGQDVQAGRLVEVMPGYRMPPIDILAIYASRRHLSAKVRVMVDFLVEAFEDSPLEKGELATVGK, encoded by the coding sequence ATGGACCGTTTGCGTGCGTACGAGGTGTTCGTCACCGTGGTGGCGCGGGGCAGCTTCACCAAGGCGGCCGACGCGCTGGACACCTCTCCGGCCAACGTGACGCGCTACGTCAACGAGTTGGAAGCGCACTTGCGCACGCGGTTGATCAACCGCACCTCGCGCCGCTTGTCGCTCACGGAAGGCGGCGAGGCACTGTTCGACCGGGCAAAGTCGATCCTCGAGGAAGTGGCAGAGACAGAGGCGCTGGCGACCACCGCGTCGCTGCAGCCGCGCGGGCGCCTGCGCATCAACGCGCCACTGAGTTTCGGTAGCTTGGTGCTGGCGCCGCTGTGGCCGAAGTTCATGGCGAAGTACCCCGACGTCGAACTCGACATCGCGCTCATCGACCGCGTGGTCGACATCGTCGAAGAAGGCTACGACCTTGCCATCCGGATCTCGCGGACCACGTCGGGCAACCACATCGCGCGCCGCCTGGGCTGCTCGCCGAATCTGGTCTGCGCCTCGCCCCATTACCTTGCCCTCCATGGAATGCCCCAGGTCCCGGCGGATCTTGCGCGGCATCTGTGCCTGGGCTACACGTACGGCGCCACGTCCGACGAGTGGCAGTTCGCCGGCCCCAACGGAACGCTGGAATCCGTGCGCGTGCGCTGGGCCTTGCGGGCCAACAACGGCGACACCGCCCGTGCTGCGGCGCTCGCCGGTGGCGGCGTCATCTGGCAGCCGCGTTTCGTGATCGGCCAAGACGTACAGGCCGGGCGGCTGGTCGAGGTCATGCCTGGCTACCGCATGCCCCCTATCGACATCCTGGCCATCTACGCAAGCCGCCGCCATCTCAGTGCGAAGGTGCGAGTGATGGTGGACTTCCTGGTAGAAGCTTTTGAAGACTCGCCGCTGGAGAAAGGCGAACTGGCGACGGTTGGCAAGTGA
- a CDS encoding GNAT family N-acetyltransferase has protein sequence MNIREARPFDAPMIASVLQEAAEWLAGDGRPLWSAAEIGHESVLRDVGKGLFHIARQGEQLAGVMKFELEDAYFWPELLPGTSAFVHKLAVRRAWAKKGVSTALLSYARTRARQLGRAHLRLDCVADRQGLRNLYEGFGFALHSVVQIGGSSYARYELPTATL, from the coding sequence ATGAACATCCGCGAAGCGCGCCCCTTCGATGCGCCAATGATTGCCTCCGTCCTGCAAGAGGCCGCCGAGTGGCTCGCCGGCGATGGTCGGCCGCTTTGGTCGGCAGCCGAAATTGGCCACGAAAGCGTCCTGCGGGACGTGGGCAAAGGTCTCTTCCACATTGCCCGCCAAGGCGAGCAATTGGCTGGCGTCATGAAGTTCGAGTTGGAGGACGCCTATTTTTGGCCCGAGCTCCTGCCGGGCACCTCGGCTTTTGTTCACAAGCTTGCCGTACGCCGCGCATGGGCGAAGAAGGGCGTCTCGACCGCGCTGCTGTCATATGCCCGAACTCGGGCTCGGCAGCTTGGACGTGCTCACCTGCGCCTGGACTGCGTTGCGGACCGGCAAGGGCTGCGTAATCTTTATGAAGGCTTCGGTTTCGCCCTGCACAGCGTCGTTCAGATTGGAGGCTCCTCGTATGCGCGGTATGAACTCCCAACGGCAACCCTGTAG
- a CDS encoding DMT family transporter, producing the protein MQSSADHAHQHPRNHAERLSRDAARWRRFMLQACFNSVLPFTLIAWAERSVDAGLATILNSTSPIFIFLFSLGLQGAEKSSLRRLVGLGAGLAGICPIVGFEALDGLGGSLLAQLALVAAAVCYACAATLGRVFRGLDPMVPAAGSLLSGAAVLLPVSLLVDRPWTLTPAAESVLAVLTLAVLSTALAFTIYFRLIRTLGPMSTSAQAYLRVPIGVAIGVTFLGERLAPTAWLGLACILVGVTAMTLPTRLARSGSASIDERARQGH; encoded by the coding sequence TTGCAATCATCGGCGGACCATGCGCATCAACATCCTCGAAACCACGCCGAACGGCTGTCTCGCGATGCGGCACGCTGGCGGCGTTTCATGTTGCAGGCATGCTTCAACAGCGTCCTGCCCTTTACGCTGATCGCGTGGGCCGAACGCAGCGTGGATGCGGGCCTCGCGACCATCCTCAACTCGACTTCGCCTATCTTCATCTTCCTGTTCAGTCTTGGCTTGCAAGGTGCAGAGAAATCTTCACTGCGGCGGCTGGTAGGCTTAGGTGCAGGGCTGGCGGGCATTTGCCCGATCGTGGGTTTCGAAGCGTTGGACGGGCTTGGGGGTTCCTTGCTCGCGCAGCTGGCTCTGGTGGCAGCAGCCGTCTGCTACGCCTGTGCGGCGACGCTCGGACGCGTGTTCAGGGGCCTCGATCCGATGGTGCCTGCCGCAGGCTCGCTGCTCAGCGGCGCGGCGGTTCTGCTGCCCGTCAGCCTGCTAGTCGACAGGCCCTGGACGTTGACCCCTGCTGCCGAGTCGGTGCTCGCAGTGTTGACGCTCGCGGTGCTCTCGACCGCATTGGCCTTCACGATCTACTTCCGGCTCATCCGCACGCTGGGGCCGATGTCGACCTCCGCGCAGGCCTACCTGCGGGTACCGATCGGAGTGGCCATCGGTGTGACGTTCCTTGGCGAACGGCTGGCTCCCACCGCGTGGCTCGGGCTCGCATGCATCCTGGTCGGCGTCACCGCAATGACATTGCCCACCCGCCTGGCCAGGTCGGGGTCGGCATCGATCGATGAGCGGGCAAGGCAAGGACATTGA
- a CDS encoding winged helix-turn-helix transcriptional regulator: MADDTVCPVALAQKIVGDRWTVLVLRELFLGSHRFEEIQAQIKATPQMLADRLKKLESDGMIERRPYSTRPLRSEYHLTHMGAGFYPVFLAFRAWGETWCKSSKQEVAIRYTHVPCGKDPGLGPMCQACGEEMRREELSATLSESFNAERQERKEAFKRGPA, translated from the coding sequence GTGGCCGACGACACCGTCTGCCCGGTCGCGCTGGCTCAGAAAATCGTCGGTGACCGCTGGACGGTTCTGGTGCTGCGCGAGTTGTTTCTCGGGAGCCATCGCTTCGAGGAGATCCAGGCACAGATAAAAGCCACGCCACAGATGCTGGCGGATCGGCTGAAGAAACTCGAATCAGACGGGATGATTGAACGCCGGCCGTACAGCACAAGGCCGCTGCGCAGCGAATACCACCTCACCCATATGGGTGCCGGGTTTTACCCCGTGTTTCTGGCATTTCGCGCCTGGGGTGAGACTTGGTGCAAGTCCAGCAAGCAAGAGGTGGCCATACGCTACACGCACGTTCCGTGCGGAAAGGATCCGGGATTGGGTCCGATGTGCCAGGCATGCGGTGAGGAGATGCGCAGGGAAGAACTTTCCGCGACGCTGAGCGAGTCGTTCAATGCGGAGCGTCAGGAGCGGAAGGAGGCATTCAAGCGCGGCCCAGCCTGA
- a CDS encoding nuclear transport factor 2 family protein yields MHREQSQPIEKGFHMSEAIQPNLAAIADRYAAAWLSHDPQAIVALHAPDSTFQAHGRSAEVKGKAALLKEFAGVFELYPNFGVEIRRLLLGDRHWTLDWDLTFQPPGKEPRKFHALDVVEVDGDGLVTRKDTFFDFAQVKAALDAK; encoded by the coding sequence ATGCACCGCGAACAGAGCCAGCCGATAGAGAAAGGTTTTCACATGTCTGAAGCTATCCAGCCAAATCTTGCCGCCATCGCCGACCGCTACGCTGCGGCATGGCTCTCCCACGACCCTCAGGCCATTGTCGCGCTCCATGCGCCTGACTCGACCTTTCAGGCCCATGGCCGCAGCGCAGAGGTCAAGGGCAAGGCTGCGCTGCTCAAGGAGTTCGCCGGAGTGTTCGAGCTCTACCCCAACTTCGGCGTCGAGATACGCCGCCTTCTTCTCGGCGACAGGCACTGGACACTCGATTGGGATCTGACGTTCCAGCCCCCCGGCAAGGAACCCAGAAAATTTCATGCGCTGGATGTCGTGGAAGTGGACGGCGACGGACTTGTCACAAGGAAAGACACCTTCTTCGATTTCGCTCAAGTGAAAGCAGCACTCGATGCGAAATGA
- a CDS encoding DUF3237 domain-containing protein: MTDVKIPIAAPVTPLFDRALIEALPVEHLCDLSIDLELGQVIKTHLGTRLTFVVKGGRFEGPRFRGEMLPGGGDWVHLGADGTSRMDVRATLRTHDGVLIHYDSQGLLRYPEDGRARLAKGERLSFDETYIRPTPRFETSDERYSWLSGMVTVGYGEYGPGRIDHRMYCIL; encoded by the coding sequence ATGACGGACGTAAAAATCCCTATCGCCGCTCCAGTGACGCCATTGTTCGACCGAGCGTTGATCGAAGCGCTGCCGGTCGAGCATTTGTGCGACCTCAGCATCGACCTGGAGCTCGGCCAGGTGATCAAGACCCACCTCGGCACCCGCTTGACCTTCGTGGTGAAGGGCGGACGCTTCGAAGGCCCCCGCTTCCGGGGCGAAATGCTGCCGGGCGGCGGCGACTGGGTACACCTCGGTGCCGACGGAACCAGCCGCATGGATGTTCGCGCCACCTTGCGCACCCATGACGGTGTTCTCATTCACTATGACTCTCAAGGCCTCCTCAGGTACCCGGAGGATGGCCGTGCGCGTTTGGCCAAGGGCGAGCGATTGTCGTTCGACGAAACATACATCCGTCCAACGCCCCGGTTCGAGACGTCCGACGAGCGCTATTCATGGCTTTCCGGAATGGTCACCGTCGGCTACGGCGAATATGGGCCTGGCCGGATCGATCACCGGATGTATTGCATCCTCTGA
- a CDS encoding LysE family translocator gives MPDTQHLLLFIATGWLLNLAPGPDVLYIVTHSLRSGTKAGLVAGLGITAGGFVHIFAAALGMSALLATSATAFATLKWIGVAYLLWVGTKLLLAKAPPRHAEMTGLAQSRPAASLVVVFLGGFWTNVLNPKVAMFFLAFVPQFIAPDAPDKAWTFVLLGTLFKLNSLPFNCGWALAAGWMARHGAVQSALHRLDRVAGAMFAGFGIKLALTDIPSR, from the coding sequence GTGCCTGACACGCAACACTTGTTGCTCTTCATCGCCACCGGCTGGCTGTTGAACCTCGCGCCCGGGCCGGACGTGCTGTACATCGTCACCCATTCGCTGAGGTCCGGAACCAAGGCCGGCCTCGTGGCGGGGCTGGGCATCACAGCCGGTGGTTTTGTGCACATCTTCGCAGCCGCGCTGGGCATGAGCGCACTGCTGGCGACGTCGGCGACCGCATTCGCCACGCTGAAGTGGATCGGAGTCGCGTACCTGCTGTGGGTCGGCACCAAACTGCTGCTGGCCAAAGCACCGCCGCGTCATGCAGAGATGACCGGCCTGGCGCAGTCGCGGCCGGCCGCGAGCTTGGTGGTTGTGTTCCTCGGGGGCTTCTGGACCAATGTGTTGAACCCGAAGGTGGCGATGTTCTTCCTGGCCTTTGTGCCGCAATTCATTGCACCGGATGCGCCCGACAAGGCATGGACCTTTGTGCTGTTGGGCACCTTGTTCAAACTCAACTCCTTGCCGTTCAACTGCGGCTGGGCGCTGGCTGCCGGCTGGATGGCCCGACACGGCGCCGTCCAGAGCGCCCTGCATCGGCTGGACCGGGTGGCGGGCGCCATGTTCGCCGGATTCGGCATCAAGCTGGCCCTGACCGACATCCCTTCTCGTTAG
- a CDS encoding ABC transporter substrate-binding protein, whose translation MACALGAMALAASPQVKIGFVGTLSGPAAALGQEQYDGFMLAVQQRQGMLGGVPVAIIKEDDQHNPELGAQLAQNLIEKDKVSFITGVTFSDVMMAMAKPMARSGMLLVGSNAGPAPIAGKRCNSKFFFTSYQDEYQAGIVGRYAVDQRYWKTLFLAPDSPSGKEQLRGFKRYYSGEVISEIHVRPDQTDYAAALAQIKRVAPDAVVAFLPGDMGVKFIQQMNRSGLLNKVPLLTIGTVDGTTLPLLEDAALNVLAGAVWGPDLPSPTSKAFVAAFEKKHGRIPSQYAAQGFDAALLIDSALKETKGAVADRDALRNALDAANFSSVRSGFRFLRNGFPVQDGHVFVVAKDAQGRASLKRIATPLKANPDWYWNECR comes from the coding sequence ATGGCCTGCGCCTTGGGCGCCATGGCGCTGGCCGCCTCCCCACAGGTAAAAATCGGCTTTGTCGGCACGCTGTCGGGACCGGCGGCAGCGCTCGGCCAGGAGCAGTACGACGGCTTCATGCTGGCGGTCCAGCAACGGCAAGGAATGCTCGGCGGCGTGCCTGTGGCGATCATCAAGGAAGACGATCAGCACAACCCCGAGCTCGGTGCGCAACTGGCGCAGAACCTGATCGAGAAAGACAAGGTCAGCTTCATCACCGGCGTGACCTTCTCCGACGTGATGATGGCCATGGCCAAGCCGATGGCCAGATCGGGCATGCTGTTGGTCGGCTCGAATGCCGGCCCGGCGCCGATTGCCGGCAAGCGTTGCAACAGCAAATTCTTCTTCACCTCGTACCAGGACGAGTACCAGGCCGGGATCGTGGGACGGTACGCCGTCGATCAGCGCTACTGGAAGACGCTGTTTCTGGCGCCTGATAGTCCGTCGGGCAAGGAGCAATTGCGAGGCTTCAAGCGTTACTACTCGGGCGAGGTGATCAGCGAAATCCACGTCCGGCCCGACCAGACCGACTACGCGGCAGCGCTGGCGCAAATCAAGCGCGTCGCCCCCGATGCGGTGGTTGCTTTCTTGCCGGGCGACATGGGCGTCAAATTCATCCAGCAGATGAATCGCTCGGGCCTCCTGAACAAGGTGCCCCTGCTGACAATCGGCACGGTCGATGGCACGACACTGCCGCTGCTCGAGGATGCCGCGCTCAATGTGCTGGCAGGCGCGGTCTGGGGCCCCGACCTGCCGAGTCCGACGAGCAAGGCTTTCGTTGCCGCCTTCGAAAAGAAGCACGGGCGCATCCCATCGCAGTACGCTGCGCAAGGTTTCGATGCGGCGCTCTTGATCGACAGCGCGCTGAAGGAAACCAAGGGCGCTGTCGCCGATCGCGACGCTTTGCGCAACGCGCTCGACGCCGCCAACTTTTCTTCGGTGCGCAGTGGCTTCAGGTTTCTGCGCAACGGTTTCCCGGTTCAGGACGGGCACGTCTTCGTTGTTGCGAAGGACGCGCAGGGCCGCGCGTCTCTCAAGCGGATCGCCACGCCGCTGAAGGCGAATCCTGACTGGTACTGGAACGAGTGTCGATAG
- a CDS encoding class I SAM-dependent methyltransferase yields MAESDKVFSGSIPKFYDTLMVPLIFEGYAADLAELVAAFSPASVLETAAGSGAVTRGLAPRLGAGKRYVVTDLNQSMLDYAATRQKPDSRIEWRQADALDLPFEDASFDVVCCQFGAMFFPNRVEGYAEARRVLKPGGHFVFNVWDRIEENAFADDVTNAVATVFPHDPPRFLARTPHGYHDIALIREELSRAGFADITIETREKVSRAPSARDVATAYCQGTPLRNEIEARDASLLQLATDRAAEAIASRHGGEGPVAGKIQAHVIVAAG; encoded by the coding sequence ATGGCTGAAAGCGACAAGGTGTTCTCGGGCTCGATCCCGAAGTTCTACGACACGCTGATGGTCCCGCTGATCTTCGAGGGCTATGCCGCCGACCTGGCGGAGCTTGTCGCCGCCTTCTCTCCTGCCTCGGTACTTGAAACGGCGGCCGGCAGCGGCGCGGTCACGCGGGGGCTGGCGCCAAGACTCGGCGCCGGCAAGCGCTACGTGGTGACCGACCTCAATCAATCCATGCTCGACTATGCCGCCACCCGGCAGAAGCCCGACAGCCGCATCGAATGGCGGCAGGCGGACGCGCTCGACCTGCCGTTCGAAGATGCTTCGTTCGATGTCGTCTGTTGCCAGTTCGGCGCGATGTTCTTCCCCAACCGGGTTGAAGGCTACGCCGAGGCGCGTCGCGTGCTGAAGCCCGGCGGGCACTTTGTCTTCAATGTGTGGGACCGCATCGAAGAGAACGCCTTCGCCGACGACGTCACCAACGCCGTCGCCACGGTGTTTCCACACGACCCTCCGCGATTCCTGGCCCGCACGCCGCACGGCTATCACGACATCGCGCTGATCCGCGAGGAATTGAGCCGCGCAGGGTTTGCCGACATCACGATCGAGACGCGCGAAAAAGTGAGCCGCGCGCCCTCGGCACGCGATGTCGCCACCGCCTATTGCCAGGGAACGCCGCTGCGCAACGAAATCGAGGCGCGCGATGCCAGCTTGCTCCAGCTCGCGACGGACCGCGCGGCAGAGGCGATTGCCAGCCGCCATGGTGGCGAGGGACCGGTGGCCGGCAAGATTCAGGCGCATGTGATCGTGGCGGCGGGATAG